A genomic region of Miscanthus floridulus cultivar M001 chromosome 3, ASM1932011v1, whole genome shotgun sequence contains the following coding sequences:
- the LOC136544669 gene encoding uncharacterized protein: MEATAPTTAETAVAVVGVSASAEAMMAEAKAPETVEAIAMAAMPSVLEAEMKVAEALVAPLVQGSPLLRESARETEVYPISSDDTSRAREVVDAEDASAVEQPAPILDEGGSALVRELETRSLGKSVFLRWERDVWDQLQRQKGLLANANELLSTRSAEELAEELTRAVSDRDAFRGQAVEATASAVAHAGQLGAEQRAHQLMKGALDEALAAAEASRTKAVIWRGTVEELGSEASRAAEASRVEAQRLKEEAEASRAEALRWKEKTEACQVKTQCWELKAKESEAEVTRAAEASSAVQTVLET; the protein is encoded by the exons ATGGAGGCCACGGCGCccacgaccgccgagaccgcagtggccgtagttggtgtttctgcgtctgccgaggccatgatggcagaGGCCAAAGCCCCCGAGACCGTTGAGGCCATCGCGATGGCAGCGATGCCGTCTGTcttggaggcggagatgaaggtggcagaggccttggtggcgcccttggttcaggggtcGCCGTTgctgcgagagagcgcccgggagacggaggtctatccgatctcctccgacgatacttcccgggcgcgggaggtggtcgacgccgaggatgccaGTGCCGTGGAACAGCCTGCGCCGATCTTGGACGAGGGGGGCtcagccctcgtgcgg gagctcgagacccggtcccttgggaagtcggtctttctccggtgggagagggacgtctgggaccagcttcagcgacaGAAGGGTCTTCTTGCCAACGCCAATGAGCTCCTATcgacgcggagcgcggag GAGTTggcggaggagctcacccgcgcagTCAGCGACCGAGATGCCTTCAGGGGCCaagccgttgaagctacggcctcggccgtGGCTCAcgcggggcagctgggggcggaacagagggcgcaccagctgatgaaaggtgccttggacgaggcccttgctgcagctgaggcttCACGGACCAAGGCTGTAATTTGGAGGGGGACGGTTGAGG agctggggagcgaggcttccagggcggccgaggcttctcgggtcgaggcccaacgcttgaaggaggaggccgaggcttcccgtGCCGAGGCCCTACGCTGGAAGGAGAAGACTGAGGCCTGTCAGGTCAAGACCCAatgctgggagctgaaggccaagg agtcagaggcggaggtcacTCGGgctgccgaggcttccagcgcggtgcagacggtgctcgagacctag
- the LOC136547457 gene encoding F-box/kelch-repeat protein SKIP6-like → MSASAEPTSPPQPTAQVRGSLIPALPDDLAVHCIALLPRAAHPSLALVSRAFHTLMCRHPEPLLAARRALRRFEPHILLSLRPPSSASPLFFLLLPNPGWPPLPLPSPPIPVSSSASAATDGNRLFLVGGSVSAVPAASVQILDPRARSWSVGPRLSSTREFAAAVAHSGVLFVAGGCVPSSPFWAEALDLSTPHAKWRAVASPAHLREKWMHGCASLAGKVLAVADRGGLAYDPKAPPAEAWAPVSSVLDMGWKGRAAVVEGILYSYDYLGQVKGYDPDTDSWSTVEGLERELPKFLCGATLANVGGLLYLVWEGKWKGKGKGKGNGEVRSMVVIEWASIRITRVDEGRLRGKVVSRDTTLFLDVPRGSTITHCIALEL, encoded by the coding sequence ATGTCCGCCTCCGCCGAGCCCACCTCTCCGCCTCAACCGACGGCGCAGGTCCGCGGGAGCCTCATCCCGGCGCTTCCAGACGACTTGGCCGTCCACTGCATCGCGCTCCTGCCGCGCGCCGCGCACCCATCCCTGGCCCTCGTCTCCCGCGCGTTCCACACCCTCATGTGCCGCCACCCGGAGCCCCTCctcgccgcgcgccgcgcccTCCGCCGCTTCGAGCCCCacatcctcctctccctccgtCCACCCTCCTCCGCGtcccctctcttcttcctcctgctcCCGAACCCCGGGTGGCCCCCTCTTCCGCTTCCCTCCCCTCCGATCCCCGTCTCGTCCTCGGCGTCCGCCGCCACCGACGGGAACCGGCTCTTCCTCGTCGGCGGATCCGTGTCCGCGGTCCCCGCTGCGTCCGTGCAGATACTGGATCCCCGGGCCAGATCCTGGTCCGTCGGCCCGCGCCTGTCCTCTACTCGGGAGTTCGCCGCGGCCGTCGCGCACTCCGGCGTGCTGTTCGTCGCCGGCGGCTGCGTCCCCTCGTCCCCCTTCTGGGCCGAGGCTCTCGACCTCTCCACCCCGCACGCCAAGTGGAGAGCTGTCGCCAGCCCGGCCCACCTCCGCGAGAAGTGGATGCACGGCTGCGCGTCGCTCGCCGGGAAGGTCCTTGCGGTGGCGGACCGTGGCGGCTTGGCCTACGATCCTAAGGCGCCACCTGCGGAGGCGTGGGCGCCGGTGTCGTCGGTGCTTGACATGGGATGGAAGGGCCGAGCTGCGGTGGTTGAAGGAATCCTCTACTCTTACGACTACCTGGGGCAGGTCAAGGGCTATGATCCAGACACTGATTCGTGGAGCACAGTGGAGGGGTTGGAGAGGGAGCTACCGAAGTTCTTGTGCGGCGCCACACTTGCCAATGTTGGAGGATTGCTCTACTTGGTTTGGGAAGGGAAGTGGAAAgggaaaggaaaaggaaaaggcaaTGGGGAAGTGAGGAGCATGGTGGTGATCGAATGGGCAAGCATTCGGATTACAAGGGTTGATGAGGGACGGCTAAGAGGAAAGGTGGTCTCTAGGGACACTACTCTGTTCCTGGATGTGCCAAGAGGTTCAACGATCACACATTGCATCGCATTGGAGTTGTGA